One part of the Olleya sp. YS genome encodes these proteins:
- the kdsA gene encoding 3-deoxy-8-phosphooctulonate synthase, which yields MTLQDIPKIKHTNSNNFFLLCGPCAIEGEDMAYRIAEKVVSITNKLDIPYIFKGSFKKANRSRIDSFTGIGDEKALEILAKVSEKFDVPTVTDIHEVSDAAKAAQYVDVLQIPAFLVRQTDLVVAAAKTGKVVNLKKGQFMSPEAMKHAVQKVKDAGSNKAWITDRGTMFGYQDMIVDFRGIPTMRQYAPTVLDVTHSLQQPNQSAGVTGGRPDMIETIARAGIVNNVDGLFIETHFDPANAKSDGANMLHLDNLEGLLTNLTAIRKLVQSF from the coding sequence ATGACGCTTCAAGACATTCCTAAAATAAAACATACTAACAGTAATAACTTCTTTTTACTTTGTGGTCCTTGCGCAATTGAAGGTGAAGACATGGCTTACAGAATTGCTGAGAAAGTTGTTTCAATTACTAATAAGCTTGATATACCTTATATTTTTAAAGGGAGTTTTAAAAAAGCTAACAGAAGTAGAATTGATAGTTTTACAGGAATAGGAGACGAAAAAGCTTTAGAGATTTTAGCAAAAGTCTCTGAGAAATTTGATGTCCCAACTGTTACAGATATCCATGAAGTTAGTGATGCTGCTAAAGCTGCTCAATATGTGGATGTATTACAAATACCAGCGTTTTTGGTAAGACAAACGGACTTGGTTGTTGCTGCTGCAAAAACAGGTAAAGTAGTTAACCTTAAAAAAGGACAATTTATGAGTCCTGAAGCTATGAAACATGCGGTACAAAAAGTAAAAGATGCAGGAAGCAACAAAGCATGGATTACCGATCGTGGAACCATGTTTGGCTACCAAGATATGATTGTAGATTTTAGAGGCATACCAACTATGCGTCAATATGCGCCAACAGTGTTAGACGTGACACACTCGTTACAACAACCCAACCAGAGTGCTGGTGTTACTGGTGGACGTCCAGATATGATAGAAACTATCGCTCGTGCTGGAATTGTAAATAACGTCGATGGTTTATTTATCGAAACACATTTTGATCCTGCTAATGCAAAAAGTGATGGTGCCAATATGCTTCATTTAGATAATCTTGAAGGTTTATTGACTAACTTAACTGCAATTAGAAAGTTAGTACAATCGTTTTAA